Below is a genomic region from Miniphocaeibacter halophilus.
AAATGCAATTCTTGCCATGTATCCAATATCTTCCAAAATGGCAATGAAAAAATAAAGTACTGCAATAACTGGTAAAAATCCAAGTACCGCTCCTACACCACCAATAATACCGTTAACTATTAAACTTACTAGCCAAGCTGAAACTCCCCAACCTACTAAAAGATTTTCTGCTCCACCTTGTATAATTTCTTCAATTAGCGTTCCATTAACCCATTCACCTAAAATATCATTACCTATTTTTATAGAAATATAATATATAGCAAACATAAATACGGCAAAAATAGGAATTGCTAAAAATCTATTTGTAACTATTCTATCTATTTTATCTGATGTACTAAGGCCGGACCTTTTGTTTTTAATAATATGTTTAGTTATATTGCTTACAAAATTATATCGCCCGTCTGTTATAACACCTTCTCCATCATCATCAAATTCATCTTCAAATTTATTTAATAAACCATTTAATTTATTTTTTTCTGAATCATCTAATCCAATTTTTTCTATTATCTTTTCATCATTTTCTAAAAGTTTAACAGCAATCCATCTTATACTGTTATGATAATCTACTTTAGTAGATATGTTCTTAATATCTTCAATATATTTTTCAATAGATTCATTGAATATTTTTAAAGGTTCTACCTTGTCATCTTTAACCTTTTCGCAAGCCTCAATTAATTCATCAATTCCTGTTTTTTTCAAGGCAGAAATTTTTACAACTTTACATTTTAAATGGTCTTCTAATTCATTTGTTAATATTTTCTCACCTGTTTTATCCACTAGGTCCATCATATTAAGTGCAATTACAACAGGAATTCCCAATTCCATTAATTGGGTAGTTAAATATAAATTTCTTTCTAAATTTGTAGCATCTAAAATATTAATAATAACATCAGGATTTTCGTCTATTAAATAATCTCTAGAAACAACCTCTTCTAAAGTATATGGTGACAAAGAATATATTCCCGGTAGATCCACAATATTTATTTCCTTGTCCTTTTTATATAATCCTTCTTTTCTTTCTACCGTTACCCCTGGCCAGTTACCAACATATTGTTCACTACCGGTTAAAAGGTTAAACAAGGTTGTCTTTCCACTATTGGGGTTACCGGCTAAAGCAATTGTAAACTTGCTCATTTAATTCTCCTCTACTTCTATAATTTCTGCATCTTGTTTTCTTAATGTTAACTCATAACCTCTTAAAGTAATTTGAACCGGATCACCTAAGGGAGCAACTTTTTTTATATATAGTTCTACTCCTTTTGTAATTCCCATATCCATAATTCTACGTCTAATAGCACCGCTACCATTAATTTTTTTAACTGAATAGGTTTTTCCTACCTCTGCATTATCTAAAGTAATCAAATAAACACCCCTTTATATTATTTCAACTTTAATTCTATTTGCTAAATCTTTTCCAATAGCTACCCTACATCCTTTTATGGATATTATAAGATTTCCCATCATTTCATTCACTATTCTTAATTCAGCATCTAACACAAATCCCATATTTGCCAATTGTTTCTGTTGACTATCTTTTCCTCTAATATGGACTATTTTTAAAGGCACCCCTACAGGTGCAATTGTTAATATCATATTTATCACTAATCCTTTGTTTAATATTTATATATAAGAAAACCATTTAAATATAATGCTTTGATAATTGTTATCCATATCTATTCTATAACTATTGATAAGATTTATCAATAAAAACTCATATTTATAATAATTTTTTTATATTTTTTATAAAATCCAATTTTTTTGCTAAAAAAAATCAGGTATTAAAACCATTACTTCTACCCGACTTTTCCCTTCTTATTTTTTATTGTCCTAATTCTAAATTCGGATAAACTTTTAAACTCAATTCATCTCTTTTACCATTAATATAGTCATAATAAGCCGCACAACCAATCATAGCAGCATTATCGGTACTTAAAATTTTACTAGGATAATATACTTTTATATTGTTTTCTTCTCCCATTTTTTCTGCCATTTCTATTAATTTAGAATTTGCCGCAACTCCTCCAGAAATAACAAATTTATTCATATTTTTTTCTTTTAACAATCTATAGGATTTTTCAATTAAAACATCTAAAACGGCTTGTTGAAAACTAGCACATATATCCGGTATATTTAACTCTATATTTTTTTGCTTCTGATTATTTATATAATTTAAAACAGATGTTTTTAAACCACTAAAGCTAAAATCATAAGTTTTTTTATCTATTATTACCCTTGGAAAGTCTATTGCTTCCGGATTTCCCTTTTTGGCTTGAGCATCTATTTCAGGTCCACCTGGATAGGCTAATCCTAAAGCTCTGGCAATTTTATCAAAGGACTCTCCTGCTGCATCATCTCTTGTTCTACCAATAATTTCAAAGTCAGTGTAGCTATTTACTTGAACTAGATAAGTATGGCCACCGGAAACTATTAAGCCAATAAATGGCGGCTCTAAATCCTTATGAACTAAATAATTTGCACAAATATGACCTTCCATATGGTTTACACCTACTAAAGGAATGTCTAAAGCAAAGGAAATTGCCTTTGCTGATGAAATTCCAACTAATAATGCACCAATTAGTCCAGGACCCTTTGTACAAGCAACTAGATCAATATCTTCAAAACCAATTTTAGCTTCTTCTAAAGCTTCTTTAATAATTAAATTTATATTTTCCAAATGCATTCTGCTGGCAATTTCAGGTACAACTCCACCAAAAATCCTATGTGTAGATATTTGAGAGGATATAATATTTGACATTATTTCTCTACCATTTTTTATAACAGCTACAGAGGTTTCATCACATGACGTTTCTATAGCTAGAATTTTCAATTCTTTCAAATTTTTCTCCTATATCTAATCTCATTAATAATCCATCTTCAGAAGGGTTTGTATAATATCCAT
It encodes:
- a CDS encoding FeoA family protein; the protein is MTLDNAEVGKTYSVKKINGSGAIRRRIMDMGITKGVELYIKKVAPLGDPVQITLRGYELTLRKQDAEIIEVEEN
- a CDS encoding FeoA family protein, which gives rise to MILTIAPVGVPLKIVHIRGKDSQQKQLANMGFVLDAELRIVNEMMGNLIISIKGCRVAIGKDLANRIKVEII
- the feoB gene encoding ferrous iron transport protein B yields the protein MSKFTIALAGNPNSGKTTLFNLLTGSEQYVGNWPGVTVERKEGLYKKDKEINIVDLPGIYSLSPYTLEEVVSRDYLIDENPDVIINILDATNLERNLYLTTQLMELGIPVVIALNMMDLVDKTGEKILTNELEDHLKCKVVKISALKKTGIDELIEACEKVKDDKVEPLKIFNESIEKYIEDIKNISTKVDYHNSIRWIAVKLLENDEKIIEKIGLDDSEKNKLNGLLNKFEDEFDDDGEGVITDGRYNFVSNITKHIIKNKRSGLSTSDKIDRIVTNRFLAIPIFAVFMFAIYYISIKIGNDILGEWVNGTLIEEIIQGGAENLLVGWGVSAWLVSLIVNGIIGGVGAVLGFLPVIAVLYFFIAILEDIGYMARIAFILDRIFRKFGLSGKSFIPILIGIGCSVPGIMATRTIESDKDRRMTIVVASFMPCGAKSEIIALFAASVFVGKWWFAPICYFAGIAAVIVSGIILKKTSRFAGEAAPFVMELPSYHMPKLGNVLRVTWQRIKAFIIKAGTIILVATIAIWFLQNISTSGEFAEFSAESHSLLEAIGKFFAPIFKPLGFGNWLAAVSSVVGLIAKEMVVSTYGVVAGVGADLTFESPDMIQFASLAFTTVSAMSFMIFNQLNIPCFAAVGAIRQEMKSGKWTAFALIYQMVFAYTISLMIYQFGSVLILGNDFTIWTGVALVILAVYIFLLFRPDKNKIDKRKLSRSID
- the tsaD gene encoding tRNA (adenosine(37)-N6)-threonylcarbamoyltransferase complex transferase subunit TsaD; the encoded protein is MKELKILAIETSCDETSVAVIKNGREIMSNIISSQISTHRIFGGVVPEIASRMHLENINLIIKEALEEAKIGFEDIDLVACTKGPGLIGALLVGISSAKAISFALDIPLVGVNHMEGHICANYLVHKDLEPPFIGLIVSGGHTYLVQVNSYTDFEIIGRTRDDAAGESFDKIARALGLAYPGGPEIDAQAKKGNPEAIDFPRVIIDKKTYDFSFSGLKTSVLNYINNQKQKNIELNIPDICASFQQAVLDVLIEKSYRLLKEKNMNKFVISGGVAANSKLIEMAEKMGEENNIKVYYPSKILSTDNAAMIGCAAYYDYINGKRDELSLKVYPNLELGQ